Below is a window of Vulpes vulpes isolate BD-2025 chromosome 14, VulVul3, whole genome shotgun sequence DNA.
agggatccctaaataaaatctttaaaaaaaaaaaagttaataagaaaagttgaacatttacatttaaatattatatatttgacattttatttcctATAAACAGTTTCGGGTTGACGTCCTCTTTTTGGCACATTGCGGTAATTTTAGCTTATGCTTCTTTTCTGTGAGCCTTTGCATCTACAAGCTCCAATAGCATCTCTTTGTTTTGGTTGCTCAGACTGAGGGAAGCGCAGATGACCATTACAGCTAAGTGGGCTTTGTGTCTCAGGCCTTGAGGCCAAACACCAAAGTTTATCCGCAGGACTGCTGTTCAGAAGAAAGCCTGTGGCCAAACTGTTTCCAtaagaaaggggagggggagggttcAAATACGTTTTCTCTATGCTGCTACTTCCCAGTTGTTTAGTTCGTGAATTGTCAAGAAGGATTTGGGCTTTTTCTAAGCATAAGCGTGGACTACTTAGGGGACCCTCTGTACTCAGCTTCTGGCACTGTAGGAAGACAGGAAGGCACGATCCAGCCCAGCGCCTCCACTTCCGCTAACTTTTCCGGGGAGGGCCTATGTAACCAAGGAGTATGGGATTTGATCTAACGGGAAACCTTGAAGAGTTTTAAATTGAGGAGTatcaaatttgcattttagaaagaatatTTAAGCTGTAATGTGGATAGAGGAGGGGAGAACAATCAGGGAGTCCAATGAAAGAGATTGCTGCATGGTGGCAATTCTGGCAAGAactggggatgggggggtgggggggatgggggggatggggccctcaggtgtctcagtggttgagggtctgccttccgctcaggtcgtgatcctggggtcctgggatggaggcctgcatcgggttccccgcagggagcctgcttctccctctgcctgtgtctctgcctctctctctcatgaataaaaaaatacaatctttttttaaaaagcaagaaatgcaTGAATCAGGAAATGTCCACGTCTTTTTAAAGGAGGGAGATTCCTAAGTGTCCTTTAGATGTAGGCACGTGGGATAATCTTAAAATGACACGGTGAACAGAGTGCGGCGAGTGTGGCACAGAAGTCAGAGGGCgaccatggggggtggggggccggagGGCGACGGTGAGGAGCGCGAAGACGCGGCCGTCCTGTTACTCTCGGGGCAGCACAGAGCAATCCTCTCCGCCGTCCCTCCCGAGGGCGGACGCGACAAACCCGAGGGCAAGCAGGCGTTTGTCCCGGACACAGACTCAGCCAAATTCCAAGAGGCTGGTTCGAAACAGGCTTCAGGGAAACGAGCGTGAGGCGGCGCAGAAGCGGAAGGACCCCAAGTCCCAGCGGCCCCAGCGCGAGACCCGCCgcagaggccccgcccccagaacGCTTCTCCAATGGGGGCCGCCCTCGTGTCCATGGCGACAGCGGTGGCGGCTGCTACAGGCTTGCTCTAGGAGGCGCCGCTGCGGCCGCTGGGATCTCTGAGCTAGGAGCGAACCCCGGTTGGGGGGGAAAGGGAGAGCGGGCTCCCCCTCGCGATCGGCGGGGACAGTCAGTCCTGTGGAACAAGAAGGCGGTCGCGGAGGCCCAGAGACGCCCGGGAAGGAGCAGGAGCCGGGCGAAAGGCGGACATGAGCGACCAGCCGAGTCCAGCCCCAGACCGCTAGGGGCGGAcccaccagcccctcccctctcctcggAATCTCGGGTGGGCAGTGTCCGCCCAGCAGAGCCCAAAGGGTCTTCCCCTCCGCCAGCTGAGCCCAGAGGGTCTTAGCCATCAAGTGCCAGTGTGTACACATGGAGAAACTGTGTGTCTCGGTTTCCCCGGACAGGGAAAGGGCCGGCTTAGGGGACCCTTGGTTTTTAGCTCTATATTAAAATCGAAGGTCCCCCCAGAGCCCAGGCTTCTCCCTTCCCactcaggaataaaaaaagcCATGGTCATGGCCCCTGCCAGTTCTGTCCAGTTTCTCCGTGCACCCCAGTGTGCTGTATGGAGGAGGGATCTTCGATGATCAGAGCTTGTTGAGGAATCCAACATCTCACAGGCATTCCCCCACCACGCCCCCATTACCTAGAAagattgttctgttttgttttgtttttttaagattttatttatttattcatgagagacagagaggcagagatatagcagaaggagaagcagctcccacctaggtgccccagtattGTTCTGTTCTGAAGGAGCAGCATCCTTCCCTTCTAGCACCATGAAGCAGGTCCTTTGCCCGGACACCTGCAGCCTTCCTGACCCTGGAGGAAGGAAGTTCTGAGACACATTTCACTctcacccctctcccctcagAATCCAAGAGGATGGAGCCAAATACCTGTAAGACCAGCGAATCAGAAGACGAGTACGCTGAAGAAGAGGAATCTGAGGAGGAGTGTGTTAAAGGGGAAGCTACCATCCCTTCTAACTCTTCTCAGCAGGGACTCTCAAAGGCTGACTATAAGGAATTTGGGGATGGAGTTCCCTTGTCTATTGTGGCcaagaaaattccaaagaaaatcaTAGCCCCAGATGACTTAGAAgttgggaggagaaagagaaggcagaaacGCAGGTAACAGGTCCCTGGACCCACTCACCTGTCTGGCTTCAGATGAGAGTCACCCGCTTGGCTTCCCTTCAGTAGCTGGGGGTCTTCCCTTTATTCTACAAAAGAGGGCAGAGAATACAGGAACATCATTAACCTTTTAGTActacaaaaacacaaaattcagaaCCATTTGAAATGGCTTGGTTTGCGTTTTCAGCACATTTATATCATCctggtttgtgtgtgtgaattgagaaaaatgaattcagagaAAATGAATTGCACTGTAGATGTGTTGGGTGTCTGTTCATCTGGGTGCCTTGCAGCCCAAGTTGTGTCGTTTATCCCACTACCTGATTTCAACTATTCCTCCATTCCAGACCACTGGCCATCAACCTGACCAACTGCAAATATGAGAGTGGTAAGCATCCAGCTCACTCACACACCACTGTGCATAAAGGGCACCTGCAGCTTTTGCTCTGGGGACAGTTCCCTAGTCAGATGCTCTGTCCCTGCATCTTGTTAGGGCCTATAACCTCTATGTGCCTACTAGTAACTGAGACATCACTGTTCCAGTCTTAAGGGGAGGATGGGAATCCAGCCCCCAACCTTaactaataagagaaaaaaatgactgaaggTCATCATTGCCCCACCGAAAAATTCCCAGATTTTACCAGAATTGAGATGAGAACAGGTCAATACAGTTTTTTTTCAAGGAAGTTTTTGAGGGGGCTTcaggaattcaaagaaaaaaaatatcaccaGCTAGGTCAGCTAGctttctgtctccttctgtgCCCACTGCCATAGGTGCCAGGGGCCACCTAGTTGTGAGATGCCTGTGTGACCCCCTACAGAGGGTCAGCTCTGCAGGTCAGAAACCCAGTTTTGAAAGAGACTGGACTGACAGGAGCAGAGAGCCAGGCTCTAGTTTTCTCTGTCACAGATTTTGGAAGGGCCCTGACAGCCTCATGAACTTGGAATTGTCACATGGTAATTAAATTGCAGAACTGAGGTAAGAACCCCTTCCATCCTCAGCCCACTCTCTGGTCAGGTCTGTTCCTTCCCTGACCCAGATACAATCCCAAGGCTTGCTGCCAGTGCCCAGGCTGGCACCACTgacctgcctctctctgcagtGCGCCGGGCAGCCCAAATGTGTGGCTtgaaggaggtgggggaggacgAGGAGTGGACTGTGTACTGGACAGACTGCTCTGTCTCCCTGGAAAGAGTCATGGACATGAAGAGGTTTCAGGTACAAGTTCTTGACCCAAGGGCCTAAAGGGGCTGTGGCCGCTGAATGAGTACACCTGCCCTTCTGCTCAGGCACCTGGGGCCGCTACCCGCTGTGGCTGTGCCCCTGGGCAGAGCAGGAAAGGCCATGGCCAGGGCTTCTGCTCCATTGGGAAAATTCTCCTCTGGGGTGTCTGGAACTTCTATTTTAGGAAGAAAGTATCTACTGGACACTGTTTGCCTGGAGGCATTTGTGCCCAGCTGGCCCTCTTTGGGGTAGGTGAGCCCACCTAAGAGGAGGTGAGCTACAGGTGCCCAAGAAGCCCCACAGAAGGGATCTGCCTGGCTCAGTTGTAAGATAAGCACAACAATAATTAACAGTATTGATGGAGGGCGTACTGTATGTCAGacactgtgttaagtgcttttACATCCTTCCCTCAATTAAATCCTTGAAAACAACACTGAGTGGCAGATACCCTTGTGTTAAGAGGACACCAAGGTTTAGAAGTACCAAGTTCATGCAGCTAGTGAATGGTAAAGCTGGTGAGACAGTCCGGAACCAACTTGAGATGCTGCGTCCCAGCACCAGGGTTCCAGCAGGCCACCATGGCAACATCATATGCTGGGGGTGCCATGGCAGTGCATTTCCTGGGATTGgttctcaatttccttttctcttttggaaaatgGTTTCTCATTTGCTTGTGCTCCCATGCACCAATTATTCTTATAAGACTAGTCCCTGGTGATGTGGGGGAGGTGATAAGGTGGCTAGAAAGCCCAAGTCCTGGTGAGTCCTTCTAGCTGCCCTTCATTCCCTAAACTCAGTGTGGATGTTTGAGAAGGTTCTCACTAGTCCTAGGGaaacttctttttctcccttaggGTTTTAGGTACAATGTTTATCCAACTGTGacttgttgggttttttgttttttttttagagagttttTGGGTGTGCCTAATTggatgggggaggagcagagggtgagggggagagagagactctcaaacaGGATCCATGCTCAACttagagcccaatgaggggctcaatctcaccaccctgagatcatgacctgagccaaaatcaagagtcagatgccaacccactgagccacccaggcaccccctctgtGGTGACTTCTACCTTGAACTTCCCAGTCCTCCTGGTATGCCCAAGGCCCCAGGGATGGCTGCTAACTCTGCTGGTGGAGGTAGATAACCAACTGACTTTGTTTCAGAAAATCAACCACTTCCCTGGCATGACAGAAATCTGCCGCAAAGATCTGCTGGCTCGCAACCTCAACCGTATGCAGAAACTCTATCCTACTGAGTACAACATCTTCCCCCGCACCTGGTGCCTCCCTGCAGAGTGAGTGAGGCCCCCTCCCAGGGCTGATATCCTGGGGGAGGAAAGGTTTCACCTTGTGAGTTCCCTCCAGACTCTGGCCTTGTGACTTAGAAAGTGTCAAGGGATGAGAGTTTCACCTGGTCAAAGAAAAGCAGGTTTGAGACTGACGCTCTGGGAAGAGCATGAACAGCAGAACTCCACAGGGCCTGGCCCGGCTGTGATGCACAGAACCCTTCTGACCAGCCTCCTTCTGCACATAGCTATGGGGACTTCCAGTCCTATGGTCGTCAGCGAAAAACCCGCACTTATATCTGCAAGCCAGACAGTGGCTGCCAGGGACGGGGCATCTTCATTACCCGAAATCCCCGGGAGATCAAGCCAGGAGAGCATATGATCTGCCAGCAATACATCTCCAAGGTGAAGGGTGCTTTGGGACCACCAGGGCCTTCCCTGCAGCACTGGGGCACCTCATCTCTCCCAGTGCCAGAGAGGAAGCCAGTTTCCGGCTCTTAGCCTTCCTGCCATTTGCCCGTATCTTGGAGGCAGTACAGAGCCTTGGTTCagagccagcctgcctgccttcctaGATATGTGATCTCAGGCaatttcttactctttcttagtttcttcatttgttgaatgggaataataacagtaACCGCTTTATGCCTCATATagttattatgaaaattaaatgagttgtTACGTATTTGAAACACAACAATGCAGTGGTATAGAATGAGCGCTTCGAAAGTATTCTTCCCTGGTGGGTTTGCATGCTTTCAGCCCTTCCTCATTGACGGCTTCAAGTTTGATATGCGAATCTATGTCCTGATCACATCCTGTGACCCTCTCCGGATTTTCATGTATGAGGAGGGCCTGGCCCGCTTTGCCACTATGCCCTACATGGAGCCCAGCCACAACAACCTGGTGAGGGGCCAACCGGCAGTCCTGGGGGGCAGGGTAGTACCCTCTTCTCACGAGTGCTGAGGTTCTATAGAAAAAACAGGTAGAGAGGGTTGTCATTGTCacccagaaagaaggaaggaacctgtgagccccccagctcctggtgaGGAAGAGAGCATTTGGTGGGTGGTGACTGCTATAAGGCCCTACCTAGAGGAGCCTGGCATACTCTCTTCCCCTGGAATTTTTAGATGAAGAAGGACAAGAGATGAGCTGTCCTGGGGAGGAATGGGTAATAAAAAGGGAATGATGGGCTGGAGAGGGTGCTGCAGGGAAGCTGTCTGAGCCACAGGGCCACTCTCTTCCCAGGATGACGTCTGTATGCACCTGACCAACTATGCTATCAACAAACACAATGAGAATTTTGTCCAAGATGATGCTGTAGGCAGTAAGAGGTACTCCCGACTCTGATTGCACTTTAAGCACTACAGTCTGAGCACCCCATGACATTGAGCTGGCTTTTGGGAGGCCAGTGCTCAGGAAAACAACCTTTACAGACCGCTGTCCTGTGCATGATCTCTAAgtgcagccccacccccacccagataACTAAGCCCCACTCCACACTCCCACGTAGTTACAGAATTAGGGTAattagggttagtggtagggaGCCTCCTGCCTGCGGCCCAGACCCACTGGTGTAGAAATGGGTCCTTCTGAGCACTGGGCCTCACAGGAAACTGTCTACACTCAACGCCTGGCTGCGAGAACACAGCTATGACCCCGAAGAGCTGTGGGGCGACATTGAGGACATCATCATCAAAACCATCATCTCAGCTCATTCTGTTCTTCGCCACAACTACCGAACCTGTTTTCCCCAATATCTGACTGGAGGTACATGTGCCTGTTTTGAGATCCTTGGTTTTGACATCTTGCTGGACCACAAGCTGAAGCCCTGGCTGCTGGAGGTGAGGAATATCTCCTGGGCTTTGCAAAACTAAGGTCCAGAGGCCTCCCTGAACAGGATGCCTGGGATAGGAGTGCACTCAGGTGGTGGACCCAGTGGCAGCCCTGGGGTGGGTAGGAACTGGCAGAAGGTATTAATCTCTACACTTTTGACCTGCTGAGTCAAACCTCAGTGGTCTCTGGCCTCCACCACAGGAATCCAGGATTTGGATCCCAAGTGTTCCTCAAGTAATCTTTGTCTTTAGGGACACTATCTATAGAATCAGGCTGTCTGGTTTGCTCTCACCAGCCTGTGTAAGGGAGTAATCTTAGTGGCAGAGCCCTGTGGCCTTGGATGTCAGAACATCCAGCCTCCTTGGCTGAGGCCTCTGTGGGGGAGGTCTTGACTAGACCCTCCAGCCAGGCCTGCAAGACACCACACCTGCTTGGGTAGTCTAGGAACGGAGTGGATAATGACTCCTCCTGGCAGGTAAACCACTCTCCAAGCTTCACCACTGACTCCCGCCTCGATCGAGAAGTGAAGGATGCGCTTCTCTGTGATGCCATGACCCTTGTCAACCTCCGGGGCTGTGACAAAAGGAAGGTGATGGAGGAGGACAAGCGGCGAGTCAAGGAGCGGCTTTTCCAGTGCCACCAACAGCCACGAGACACCAGGTGCTCCAGGGCTAATTAACTATGAAGAACTTTTTTTTGGCATAGATAATCTATTACATATCACTGACAAtatgttcaaaattcaaaagatgTTGTGAGTAATCTCTCTTACCCTTCTCCAGCTACTGTATCCCCCCTGGAGGAACCAATCTATAGGGTCACGTGTATACTTTCACtaacatttaataaattcataCCTATACCATATATATCtatgatatatctatatatatagattgTTCTTCTCCCTTTATCTACCCAGACAATAGTGTAACTTTCACACTCTCTGTACCATGCTTAGCAGTGTAGTTTAGAGCTATTTTACACTAGCACATAAGATGTATGTGGTTGGATTAGctgtttgttcttgttcttgttttttaacaaaGCTCCTCTAAGAATTTCGTAATAATGAAACAGAAAGTCATTCAATAATAAGGGATTGTTTAAACCAGTATTTTTCACCCACTATTGCTTTCATTATAAGATGAAAAGTTTGGGTTTCATTAGAAGATGAAAAGTTTGGGTTACAAACCTGGTGATTTGTTGCTGatactaaattataaaaatgttcataatacaTACAAATGAATTGGAGTGGATTTAGAATTATTCCTATAACAATACTGCTCTTCCCTACCTGCGTTGCAATATGCAAGGCCAGCTGTGTATTTGATTTGTCATGACATCTTGAGGGCCTTGGTGTAGGCACTCAAATGTGTGAATGGAGGTGAAGTATAACTGTAATACATTGGGTATTCCCATAGTGGGACTGCACACATGACTGTATGGATCATGTCTTTCAGTGGGGAAAAGGGCTAAAAACTACTGGACTTTATTAAACACAAATAtacaagggtgcctggctggctcagccaacGGAGcgtgccactcttgatcttggggttgtaagttcgagcctcatgctgggtgtagagattacttaaaaataaaatctattagggacgcctgggtggctcagaggttgagcatctgcctttgcctcagggagtgatcctgagggtccaggatcaagtcccccatccggctccttacatggagcctgtttctccctctacctttgtctctggctctctgtttctcatgaataaataaataaaatctttaaaaaataataaaacataatcttaaaaaaaacaagagcacAATCATAGAATCACTTGAATACTAGGAAGCCATTTAACAATGCTGTATAATCCCATTTTTGTCTGAAacaataaaggaaggaagaaagaaagaaaagcaaggtaGTTAGTAGCAAAGCTAGGATTCAGACTTGGGGGATGCTCATAACCAACATGCTAATTGCACAGTAAGATTataggagtttttttgttttgtttttttgtgttttttttagaTTATGGGAGGTTTTATCTTTTCTgctcttctatattttctataattaacatatattgcCCTATAATCAGAAACCTAAAAGATTGTGATAACTTGGAGTGCTAGCTTATGAGTGGACTCCTTTGCACTCAAGATGAAAACCAGATTTCTGGAAGTCAAACCTCTATTTCCATGGCTACACACAGGTGGGATTGGCCAGATGGTTTTGGCAACTTTCCCTACATGGGCAGTAGCCAGAAAGGCCACGAAGCTAGCAGGAGATACTCAGGGCTTTGGCCAGCTTTCCTTTCCTCACCGAACATTCTCACAGTTCTCCCAACTCACTCTGAGCTTGGTTTCCATAGGCGAGAACAGAGGGAGTCATCCCATGTGGCGGTACTAGATCAGGAACGCTACGAGGATTCCCACCTCGGAGGATATCGGCGGATCTACCCTGGGCCTGACATGGAGAAGTATTCACCTTTCTTTAAGCACAATGGCTCCCTCTTCCAGGAGACTGCTGCTTCCAAGGCCAGGGAGGAGTGTGCCAGGTACTTTGCTTTGCATTCTCCTCTGTCCACTTGGGTGGGGCATACTCTGTAGCTGAACTGCTTCCCAGCAGGGTATAGAGAGGAAGCCAGACACTTGAGCAAAGAGGAATGGAGTCATAAACTCTATCAGACTCTTAGGGACTCTGTTTTCATTTAAGTAGGTTTCCTGTCTTCCCCTTCAATTCTTCTCCCATCCATCCCCCCAACAGATTTCCCACTCTCCCTCACCCTACTTCTTCCCAACACAATTTCTCCAGTATCTGAAGTTGCTGTGTCTTGTCAGGCAGCAACTGGAAGAGATCCGCCTTAAGCAGGAACAGCAGGAGACCTCAGGCAGTAAGAAGCGGAAAGAAAGCAGGGACCAAAACCAGGGTGAATCAGCAGGGGAGAAGAGCCGATCCAGGGCCGGGCTCCGGGCATTCTCCACCCACTTGGCTTACAGGAACCGGACCCGGGAGAAAGAGGTGTCAGGGGTTTGGTAGCTCTTGCCTTGCTGCCGGAAACAGGTTGGGACTCCTAGAGAAGGGAATCTCTGCTGTCCTCTCCTCCTCTTGTATATGAGAGAGGAGCTCCTAATTAATGCATCTGACCTTGTGGAATAGGTGGCGAGAGAATGGATAGCAGAGGGAACCTTCCACTAGGGTCAGGGAAGGGATGGTGGGAGTGGAGTGGGCGGGAGTCCCATAGGCATCCTTGCTGATGGTGTGGAAGATCGCCCCTGGAGATCTCGCATTCATCTCTCGTGTACCTTGTAGCTGCTGTCAGTACACCTGGATACCATGCATCCGCAAGAAATTGTggaagaggaggagctggagagAATGAAGGCTTTGCTACAAAGGAAGAATCTTATCCGAAGCCTTGGTATCGTAGAGCAGCTCACTCGCATGCTGCAGCCCAACCACCAGGGCCAGAGAAAGCTTGAGGAGTATGGGGTGAGGGTCCCTGCGTGCACCCTCTCACAGAACAAGGGAACAAGGGCTGCATTGGCACGTGGTGGTGGCTGCAGCACAGGAGGCTAATGTGATGGTGTCTGGTGTGGAGCCTGGGAAAATAGTATGCTGGGCATTGGGAAAGGGTCTCTCTGTTCCTTTTGCACTTGTTCCCAAGCTCCCTTGTTTGTAGTAATGACATTCGGCCAAGTGCAGGTCCCCACCTTCTCGTAAGAGTTGCTCTCTCTACCTGAGTCTTGCAGTAACCCCAAACTCATGACAAACAAGGTCACCAGTCATGGTGGCTTCCTTGTAATCTCTCCCTAGCGCTGCCAGTGCCATGGCTCTAACAGGAATTAAGTAAACAGACTTGGGCCAACAGAACAACTGCTGCATTCACTATTCCCTGGGCTAGTAGAAAGTGTTCTGGGTCCTCTGTTTTTGCTAAGCCCCAAAAGAGTAGCTGGTTAAATAGTGGTTGTGGCCTAGAAGAGATGTTTCGGTTACTTGTTTTTCCCCACCATTCTGCCCAGCCTCACAAGAAATGTGGTAAGGGGCTGCTTTCTCCTCCAGGCTAGATTTCACCAGGACAGGCTGGGCAGTCAAGAACTGCAATCTGTGAGTCTGGTCCCATTGGTCCTCCTGAGAGGGGCCGCCAAAGTGCAGGGCCCTCCTCATTTTCTGTATCCAGTTCGGATCCAAGAATTCATCCCCAGGATCTTAGGTCCCCCACCAACCATAAATGCTGCATTTCCACATCATTCCTGGTGCCATCTACAGCCCAAGAACTTCAACTGGATAGGAGATCCAGCAGCCATCAGCCCCTGTTCAGTGTCAATGAAGACGTCCGGAAGGCGCTATTTTTCCAGGGCGAGAGTCAGGTTCACAAGCCGTAAGTATCCAAAACCAACTTTGGTCATTCTGACATGTAAATTCCCACTAGCAAACATGACAGCAGAGATGTTTCCAAAATATAACTCAGCACCTCCACTAGTGTGGGAATGGGAGAGGTAGTGGACCCTGGTAGAAACAGCAGGAGGACAGTCCCAGCAATCAATACATAACAGGGCAACAGACCAAGTAAACACACAATCACAAGGCAGAGTGGTAAAGATGCTGGAGGGAAGCATGGGATGCCATTCCTCTCTGTTGGCAGTTGGGCAACAGTTGGTAAAGAGGTGAGCCAATCTCCTGTGAATACCAACTCAGGGGGACCCATGTTTCCACTGCAGAAGGCCAAGCCAGCAGAAGGCTCGAAGCCATAAACAGAGCTCTGGCAGTTTCAGAGTCATCCTCTCTAACCCTAAAGCAGGGCTACCATCTGCAACCAGAAAGAGTGGCAAGTAGCTCATGGATTGACAGCACCTTACCCTCGGAGGTAGACTCTGAACACAGGGCACCCAAGGCCCAGGATGtctctgccctgcctctgcccccctgaTGCTGAATACCACTGCACTCCTTGACATCAGCCACCACAGGTAAACGCAAGATGGAAGCCCAGCGCTCAACCTCTCCTGGAGAACCTCCTCAGGTTTCCAAAGGGGCAGAGGGCCTTCAATTTTTGCTAAATGAAGAGACTGCCACCGAAGCTTCGGTTTGTAAAGCCCTGGCCACGAACCCCATTTGCACGAggcaaaaacacaaagaaatcaaGGATTCCTCAATACCCTAAGATTATTTTATGATccgtaaaataattttaaaaagatgaagaggAGCCTGGGTCGGCCACGTGCTCATCCCCACCCTTCAAACCTTATCCTGGATTTATTGCTAGGTGATGGGTCTGAGCCCGGGGTGCAGCCCGGGACTGGAAGTTATCCTGGCGACGGGGCGCCCCTTTCCCAGAGGAGCCGAGTGCCCATGGCCCGGGGCTGTCGCCCTCAGAGGACCAACGAAGGGCACGCCCTTCTCGCCGCCGCGGCGGAGACCGGCCGGCCTGGGCAGAGGGGCGGCTCTTGGCACATGAATCCGtctttttattaaagtttatgGCTTTTTGCAGGAGCGTCCTCTACTTCATTCTGGCCCTTGCGTTTCACGTCGGTCCTCCACACTCACAGCCGGGAAGGGTGAACCGCGTAGAGGTTCAAGCGCAGCTATACGGCCCTATGCCGGAAGCGGACCAGACGCGCAGCCATCCCTGCTTCCGGCCCGCCTTTCCACTTCCGACCCCGCCCCCAGACTTCCGGTGCCGGGGTTGCGGGCGGTCGGGCGGCGGTTGTCAACATGGCGGTCGCTCTGAGCCTCTTGCTGGGCGCGCGCGTCCGTGCTGCCGTCGCTCGGTGTGGGTTCGCGACTCGGGGGTTGGCGGACCCCGGCGCTCTAGGCCGCGAGCCGGATCCTGATTCCGACTGGGAGCCGGAGGAGCGGGAGCTGCAGGAGGTGGAGAGGTACCAGCTCCTTCCCGGACCCTCAGCATGAGGGAGGGCTTCGCGCCCCGGCGCTCCAGGCC
It encodes the following:
- the TTLL13 gene encoding LOW QUALITY PROTEIN: tubulin polyglutamylase TTLL13 (The sequence of the model RefSeq protein was modified relative to this genomic sequence to represent the inferred CDS: deleted 2 bases in 1 codon), whose protein sequence is MEPNTCKTSESEDEYAEEEESEEECVKGEATIPSNSSQQGLSKADYKEFGDGVPLSIVAKKIPKKIIAPDDLEVGRRKRRQKRRPLAINLTNCKYESVRRAAQMCGLKEVGEDEEWTVYWTDCSVSLERVMDMKRFQKINHFPGMTEICRKDLLARNLNRMQKLYPTEYNIFPRTWCLPADYGDFQSYGRQRKTRTYICKPDSGCQGRGIFITRNPREIKPGEHMICQQYISKPFLIDGFKFDMRIYVLITSCDPLRIFMYEEGLARFATMPYMEPSHNNLDDVCMHLTNYAINKHNENFVQDDAVGSKRKLSTLNAWLREHSYDPEELWGDIEDIIIKTIISAHSVLRHNYRTCFPQYLTGGTCACFEILGFDILLDHKLKPWLLEVNHSPSFTTDSRLDREVKDALLCDAMTLVNLRGCDKRKVMEEDKRRVKERLFQCHQQPRDTRREQRESSHVAVLDQERYEDSHLGGYRRIYPGPDMEKYSPFFKHNGSLFQETAASKAREECARQQLEEIRLKQEQQETSGSKKRKESRDQNQGESAGEKSRSRAGLRAFSTHLAYRNRTREKELLSVHLDTMHPQEIVEEEELERMKALLQRKNLIRSLGIVEQLTRMLQPNHQGQRKLEEYGPKNFNWIGDPAAISPCSVSMKTSGRRYFSRARVRFTSQGQASRRLEAINRALAVSESSSLTLKQGYHLQPERVASSSWIDSTLPSEVDSEHRAPKAQCLCPASAPLMLNTTALLDISHHR